A DNA window from Enoplosus armatus isolate fEnoArm2 chromosome 9, fEnoArm2.hap1, whole genome shotgun sequence contains the following coding sequences:
- the gtpbp10 gene encoding GTP-binding protein 10, with translation MVQFTRICFRKYGNFLDNLRLYVRGGSGGMGLPRLGGQGGNGGDVWVVASKNTTLKRIKDKYPQKRFVGGAGANSSVRALKGERGQNKEILAPVGITVTTDDGKILGDLNIEGDRLMVAKGGPGGSLNSAFEPSKGQAKHIRLDLKLIAELGLVGFPNAGKSSLLTAMSNATPQIASYAFTTLKPEIGKLMYKDYMQISVADLPGLIEGAHINKGMGHKFLKHVERTKQLLFVVDVCGFQLASKTPFRSAFEAVQLLTKELELYKEELVSKPALLVVNKMDLPDAEDKLAELKEQLQSPDDFSDLLPDDMIPKNYMTFRHVVPVSASTGFGIDHLKSCIRESLDEDAEMATKAVHQERLQALRYQSHKQL, from the exons ATGGTCCAGTTCACTAGAATCTGCTTCCGGAAG TATGGAAACTTTCTGGACAACCTCCGTCTGTACGTCCGTGGAGGCAGTGGGGGCATGGGTTTACCCCGTCTTGGGGGGCAGGGAGGGAACGGAGGAGATGTTTGGGTGGTGGCTTCAAAGAACACAACCTTAAAGAGGATCAAGGACAAGTACCCCCAGAAACGTTTTGTAGGTGGAGCAGGAGCCAACAGCAG TGTCCGTGCactgaaaggagagagggggcagAACAAGGAGATCTTGGCTCCTGTTGGTATCACAGTCACCACTGATGATGGCAAAATACTTG GTGACCTGAATATTGAGGGTGATCGTCTGATGGTGGCGAAAGGAGGACCAGGAGGCTCCCTCAACTCTGCTTTCGAGCCAAGTAAAGGCCAAGCTAAACACATAAGGCTGGACCTCAAACTCATCGCCGAGCTGGGCCTTGTTGG GTTCCCAAATGCAGGAAAGTCCTCTCTCCTGACAGCTATGTCTAATGCCACCCCTCAGATTGCCAGCTACGCCT TCACAACGTTGAAGCCTGAGATTGGCAAACTGATGTATAAAGATTACATGCAG ATTTCTGTTGCTGATCTTCCAGGCCTGATTGAGGGAGCTCACATAAACAAAGGCATGGGCCACAAGTTCCTCAAACATGTGGAGAGGACcaagcagctgctgtttgtg GTAGATGTTTGCGGTTTCCAGCTGGCCAGTAAAACACCGTTTAGGTCGGCCTTTGAAGCTGTTCAACTTCTCACCAAG GAGTTGGAGCTGTACAAAGAAGAGCTTGTATCGAAGCCGGCTTTACTGGTGGTGAATAAGATGGACCTGCCGGACGCTGAGGACAAACTAGCAGAGCTGAAGGAGCAACTACAAAGCCCAGACG ACTTCTCTGATCTGTTGCCTGATGACATGATACCGAAGAACTACATGACCTTCAGACACGTGGTTCCTGTCTCTGCCTCCACTGGGTTTGGTATCGATCATTTGAAAAGTTGCATCCGAGAGTCGCTCGATGAAGACGCAGAAATGGCAACTAAAGCCGTCCATCAAGAAAGACTGCAGGCACTGAGGTACCAGTCACACAAGCAATTGTGA